The Fortiea contorta PCC 7126 genome has a segment encoding these proteins:
- a CDS encoding DUF29 domain-containing protein: MTTPQPTVFKNSCLYDQDFYLWIQTTAKQLKEGRFSEVDLENLIEEIECMGRSEKHALVSNLVVLLMHLLKYKYQPENRSNSWKATIREHRRRLTISFKDSPSLKPYFLEVLTQSYQDARKQASDETGLSLDTFPLESPFTADECLDEDFLPN, translated from the coding sequence ATGACAACGCCTCAACCAACAGTTTTTAAAAACTCTTGTCTTTACGACCAAGACTTTTATTTGTGGATACAGACAACCGCTAAACAATTAAAAGAAGGCAGATTTTCTGAAGTTGATTTAGAAAATCTCATAGAAGAGATTGAATGCATGGGGAGAAGCGAAAAACACGCACTTGTGAGTAATTTAGTTGTTTTATTAATGCATTTACTAAAATATAAATACCAACCAGAAAATCGCTCTAATAGTTGGAAAGCGACAATCAGAGAACATCGTCGCCGATTGACAATAAGTTTTAAAGATAGTCCTAGTTTAAAACCATATTTCCTAGAAGTCCTGACACAATCTTATCAAGATGCAAGAAAACAAGCCAGTGATGAAACTGGTTTATCTCTCGACACTTTTCCGCTAGAATCTCCCTTCACTGCGGATGAGTGTTTAGACGAAGATTTTCTACCGAATTAG
- a CDS encoding ATP-dependent helicase: MSSLRTEAISRICQSLRPGQQQMADWKAGPLAVSAVPGAGKSTGMAAAAAIAIARQYECYTQSGSSSRRQLVVVTFTRSAAANIKAKIRKYLREDLSLPQTGFVVHTLHGLALNIASRYPNLSGLQLENVTLITPNQSHRFIRTAVEQWINSHPQRYLRLLEGSQFDGEETERLRRQSVLRTEVLPELATTVIHEAKSSGLSPENLQQWSHETTDAYGILSIAAGLYAQYQNIMRSREFIDYDDMILAALRVLENTSARHLEQNQVFAVFEDEAQDSSPLQTQLLEILARDGDEEAKENLSSTSSRINLIRVGDPNQAINSTFTPADPIYFRQFCYECDRLQQLATMDQAGRSTRIIITAANFALEWINSFYGVKNQQTPFRPQYIRPVDTGDPQQDANPAPVGRGLELYTPRDIYHTVELLSQRVIELFAQDQTKISAAILVRENRQGRWLAEALTPICKEHEITLYDVGERDRRSHIPQEILGLLQFCERPHSPDYLKVALEVLVKRQLIPTQDLNALASLPEDFLYPGPLAPPQLEAVQKASHLCRSLLRARLELPIYHLISFLALTLNYDQAELATADKLTERVNQQIAGDSSMGAMLSALSEIVSSERFEAVETEDLEARYTRNGQLTIITMHKAKGLDWDYVFLPFLHENLIPGRFWVPPQSQFLGNFTLSEVARAQVRAALHKEPQIPDVTQAWEQAKSLKTAEEYRLLYVAMTRAKRLLWMSASQKAPFTWSKPENLQEQAPCPVFPALKSEFPECVVKPTKSGRA; the protein is encoded by the coding sequence ATGTCATCCCTGCGCACAGAGGCCATATCTCGTATTTGTCAGAGTTTGCGTCCCGGACAACAGCAAATGGCGGATTGGAAAGCTGGGCCGTTAGCTGTGTCTGCGGTTCCTGGTGCTGGTAAATCTACAGGGATGGCAGCAGCAGCAGCGATCGCTATTGCTCGCCAATATGAATGTTATACTCAATCTGGTTCCTCTTCTCGTCGTCAGTTGGTAGTGGTGACTTTTACCCGCTCCGCTGCTGCGAATATTAAAGCCAAAATCCGCAAATATTTACGCGAAGATTTATCTCTACCGCAGACCGGCTTTGTTGTCCATACCTTGCATGGTTTAGCACTCAATATCGCCAGTCGCTATCCTAATTTATCTGGTTTGCAGTTAGAAAATGTCACATTAATTACACCAAACCAAAGTCATCGCTTTATCAGAACCGCTGTAGAACAATGGATTAACAGCCATCCTCAACGGTATTTACGGTTACTGGAAGGTAGCCAATTCGACGGCGAAGAAACAGAAAGATTGCGTCGTCAATCGGTATTACGGACAGAAGTATTACCAGAATTAGCAACTACAGTGATTCATGAAGCCAAAAGTTCTGGTTTATCGCCAGAAAACTTGCAACAATGGAGTCACGAAACCACAGATGCATATGGAATTTTAAGCATCGCCGCAGGCTTATATGCACAATATCAAAACATCATGCGATCGCGCGAGTTCATCGACTACGACGACATGATCTTAGCCGCACTGCGCGTCCTCGAAAACACCAGCGCTCGTCACCTAGAACAAAACCAAGTTTTTGCAGTTTTTGAAGACGAAGCTCAAGATTCTAGCCCCTTACAGACCCAGTTGTTAGAAATTTTGGCGCGTGATGGAGATGAGGAAGCAAAGGAAAATTTATCATCCACTTCATCGCGAATCAATTTAATCAGAGTCGGTGATCCCAACCAAGCGATTAACTCTACTTTTACCCCAGCTGATCCGATTTATTTTCGACAATTTTGCTACGAATGCGATCGCCTCCAGCAACTAGCAACCATGGATCAAGCTGGTCGCAGTACGAGAATAATTATCACTGCGGCTAATTTTGCCCTGGAATGGATCAACAGCTTCTACGGCGTCAAAAATCAACAAACACCCTTCCGTCCCCAATACATCCGCCCAGTAGACACAGGCGATCCCCAGCAAGATGCTAACCCCGCACCGGTGGGAAGAGGATTAGAGTTATATACACCACGTGATATTTATCACACTGTAGAATTATTGTCACAAAGGGTGATTGAATTATTTGCTCAAGACCAAACAAAAATCAGTGCAGCAATTTTAGTCCGGGAGAATCGCCAAGGAAGATGGTTAGCAGAGGCGCTGACACCGATATGCAAAGAGCATGAAATTACACTTTATGATGTAGGAGAACGCGATCGCCGTTCTCATATTCCCCAGGAAATTTTAGGACTATTGCAATTTTGCGAGCGCCCTCATTCCCCCGATTATCTTAAAGTTGCCCTTGAGGTTTTAGTCAAGCGTCAGTTGATACCAACTCAAGACCTCAACGCCCTAGCTAGCTTACCAGAAGACTTTTTGTATCCTGGCCCCCTAGCTCCACCCCAATTAGAGGCGGTACAAAAAGCCTCACACTTATGTCGTAGTTTACTCCGCGCCCGGTTAGAATTACCGATTTATCACCTGATTTCCTTCCTCGCTTTGACACTAAACTATGACCAAGCAGAACTAGCAACCGCTGATAAACTCACAGAAAGAGTCAATCAGCAGATAGCTGGTGATAGTTCCATGGGAGCGATGCTATCAGCTTTGAGTGAAATCGTCAGTTCCGAAAGATTTGAAGCGGTGGAAACTGAAGATTTAGAAGCCCGCTACACCCGCAACGGTCAACTGACCATCATTACCATGCACAAAGCCAAAGGATTAGACTGGGACTATGTTTTTCTTCCCTTTCTCCATGAAAATTTGATTCCTGGTAGGTTTTGGGTACCGCCCCAAAGTCAATTCCTCGGCAATTTTACCTTATCTGAAGTAGCTCGCGCCCAAGTGCGAGCAGCACTACACAAAGAACCGCAAATACCAGACGTCACTCAAGCTTGGGAACAAGCAAAAAGTTTGAAAACTGCAGAAGAATATCGGTTGCTTTATGTAGCGATGACAAGAGCCAAACGATTGTTGTGGATGTCTGCGTCGCAAAAAGCCCCATTCACTTGGAGTAAACCGGAGAATTTACAAGAACAAGCACCTTGTCCTGTGTTTCCGGCGCTCAAAAGCGAGTTTCCTGAGTGCGTAGTTAAACCAACAAAAAGCGGGCGAGCTTAA
- a CDS encoding metal-binding protein yields MPSGQTHDRITLYALPLVTGIALWQTKSSNLTLLVAGGFLFGGLMFGPDLDIYSVQFQRWGFLRWIWLPYQKSLRHRSFLSHGPIIGTTLRVIYLGGLLGFVAILVLLVVGKLGGVAFTWQDLGVGVKRSLSIYSGEFLALFLGLELGAMSHSLSDWGGSAYKRFQKQGIQGLLPREKIRRRKPKKRAVGRSKPGR; encoded by the coding sequence ATGCCCTCTGGTCAGACGCACGATCGCATTACTTTATATGCTCTGCCGTTGGTGACGGGTATTGCGCTTTGGCAAACTAAAAGTAGCAATCTGACTCTATTGGTGGCTGGGGGTTTTTTATTTGGTGGGCTGATGTTTGGCCCTGATTTGGATATATATTCGGTGCAGTTCCAACGCTGGGGGTTTTTGCGCTGGATTTGGTTACCATATCAAAAAAGTCTGCGACATCGTTCTTTTTTATCTCACGGGCCGATCATCGGGACTACGTTGCGAGTGATTTATCTGGGAGGTTTGCTGGGATTTGTGGCTATTTTGGTGTTGTTGGTGGTTGGGAAGTTGGGAGGTGTGGCGTTTACTTGGCAAGATTTAGGTGTGGGTGTGAAGCGATCGCTTTCTATTTACTCCGGGGAATTTCTGGCTTTATTCTTGGGGTTGGAGTTGGGTGCTATGAGTCACTCTTTGAGTGATTGGGGTGGTTCGGCGTATAAGCGATTTCAAAAACAGGGGATACAGGGGTTGCTGCCCCGTGAGAAAATTAGGAGGCGCAAACCGAAGAAACGCGCGGTTGGTCGGTCTAAACCAGGAAGGTAA
- the mazG gene encoding nucleoside triphosphate pyrophosphohydrolase has translation MESQNQTLAALQELIEVVEKLRSPDGGCPWDLAQTPTSLTPYVIEEAYEVVDAIKQGDQKAIAEELGDLLLQVVLQAQIAREAGEFSLRDVAEGISQKLIRRHPHVFGDVSVTSVDEVRQNWEQIKAAEKGELSPENQKLSTKLSRYGRTLPPLTAAMKISQKAADVGFEWENIAGVWAKFDEELTEFQQALATETPANQQAELGDLLFAVVQLARWHHLDPEAGLQGTNERFVQRIKKMEAFADRPLSDYTLAELESLWQQAKAQIARESQATDNC, from the coding sequence ATGGAGTCGCAAAATCAAACTTTGGCCGCGTTACAAGAGTTGATTGAGGTGGTTGAGAAGTTGCGATCGCCTGATGGGGGTTGTCCTTGGGATTTGGCGCAAACACCAACAAGTTTAACCCCGTACGTGATTGAGGAAGCTTATGAGGTGGTGGATGCGATTAAGCAAGGGGATCAAAAAGCGATCGCCGAGGAGTTAGGTGATTTACTTTTACAGGTGGTATTACAAGCACAAATTGCTAGAGAAGCGGGTGAGTTTTCTTTGCGAGATGTGGCTGAGGGAATTTCCCAAAAGTTAATTCGTCGTCATCCTCATGTGTTTGGTGATGTGTCGGTGACGAGTGTAGATGAAGTGCGGCAAAATTGGGAACAAATTAAAGCTGCGGAAAAGGGGGAATTGTCGCCAGAAAATCAAAAACTCAGTACTAAATTGAGTCGTTATGGACGTACTCTCCCACCATTAACAGCGGCGATGAAGATTTCCCAAAAGGCTGCTGATGTTGGGTTTGAGTGGGAAAATATTGCGGGAGTGTGGGCTAAATTTGATGAGGAGTTAACTGAGTTTCAACAGGCTTTGGCTACGGAAACGCCAGCGAATCAACAAGCAGAGTTGGGCGATTTATTATTTGCGGTTGTGCAATTAGCTCGTTGGCATCACCTCGACCCCGAAGCTGGTTTACAAGGTACTAATGAGCGGTTTGTCCAGCGGATCAAAAAAATGGAAGCGTTTGCAGATCGTCCCCTTTCAGATTATACCTTGGCAGAGTTAGAAAGTTTGTGGCAGCAAGCAAAAGCCCAAATTGCTCGTGAGTCGCAGGCTACCGACAATTGCTAG
- a CDS encoding sensor histidine kinase, giving the protein MIITANSQLPNLFSQNMESVTNQTGIPIHSLGAELVYTQDGTGRYLSFYWQQSELLGLNPQQLNDEVSEYESFVPADKSSYLEKLHEVLTNLVPEKLQCWFSHHQQLFELELIISPVMPKLGKVATTVFVMGRLLQTKINQQADDVILKTPTQLELALRSHKHQKIVNRITRNIRRNLDIDIIWQQTVDSLGKALRLERCVMFPYQPSNTKLQVIAEYHQSDLRSMRGVEIDVTAEPAFIQVLTTLEPIVMEVPRYNLCPNKKILLVATSHQDQANGLIALSLRDECYPLTEAEIELAKEVADQLGTAIAHATLYQELEIARQKAEEASRLKSEFLANVSHEIRTPLNGMIGFLKLILDGMADDPEEQKEFLCEAHHLSLHLLEVVSDILDIAKIEAGKMELDCTPVKLDELFNDVDNFMRPQAQMRNLSFGMQIPATSDEIIVQGNYQRLLQVMINLVNNAIKFTQEGGVTVSADLVRKKTKFQEQQFPGMVRVRVADTGIGVSLDKQDKLFQLFSQVDGSRTRQFGGTGLGLAISQKLVEAMGGEVHFYSLGEGLGSTVTFTVPLYQQPVILSYTESELKEG; this is encoded by the coding sequence ATGATTATTACTGCCAATTCTCAATTGCCTAACTTATTCTCTCAAAATATGGAATCTGTTACCAATCAGACTGGTATACCCATACATAGTCTGGGGGCAGAGTTGGTGTATACGCAAGATGGAACAGGGCGCTATCTGAGCTTTTATTGGCAGCAAAGTGAACTGCTGGGATTAAACCCCCAGCAGCTAAATGACGAAGTGAGTGAGTATGAAAGCTTTGTACCCGCAGACAAAAGCTCTTATTTAGAAAAGCTCCACGAGGTATTAACAAATTTGGTACCGGAAAAATTGCAGTGCTGGTTTAGTCATCACCAGCAGTTATTTGAGTTGGAATTGATTATTAGCCCCGTGATGCCGAAATTGGGTAAAGTTGCTACTACAGTGTTCGTGATGGGTCGCTTATTGCAGACTAAAATTAATCAGCAAGCAGATGATGTAATATTAAAAACACCAACACAGTTAGAATTAGCGCTGCGATCGCACAAACACCAAAAAATTGTCAACAGAATCACCAGGAATATCCGCCGCAACTTGGACATAGATATCATCTGGCAACAAACAGTTGATAGTCTAGGGAAAGCACTCCGACTAGAGCGGTGTGTGATGTTCCCATATCAGCCATCCAACACAAAATTACAGGTGATAGCAGAGTATCATCAATCAGACCTGCGCTCAATGCGGGGTGTAGAAATCGATGTCACCGCTGAACCTGCTTTTATTCAAGTTTTGACCACCTTGGAACCAATTGTTATGGAAGTGCCAAGGTATAATTTATGTCCCAATAAAAAAATCTTACTAGTAGCAACATCCCACCAAGACCAAGCAAATGGATTAATTGCTTTGAGTCTGCGGGATGAGTGCTATCCTTTGACAGAAGCGGAAATCGAACTAGCAAAGGAAGTAGCAGATCAATTAGGCACAGCGATCGCTCATGCTACCTTATACCAAGAATTAGAAATAGCTCGTCAAAAAGCCGAAGAAGCTTCCCGTCTCAAAAGCGAGTTTCTGGCTAATGTCTCCCACGAAATTCGTACACCCCTCAACGGGATGATCGGTTTCCTAAAGCTGATTTTAGACGGAATGGCAGATGATCCAGAAGAACAAAAAGAATTTCTCTGTGAAGCCCATCATCTATCATTACACCTACTGGAAGTCGTCAGCGACATTTTGGATATTGCCAAAATTGAAGCTGGGAAAATGGAGCTTGACTGCACACCAGTAAAACTAGATGAATTATTTAATGATGTCGATAACTTCATGCGTCCCCAAGCGCAAATGCGGAACCTCAGCTTTGGGATGCAAATACCCGCAACTTCTGATGAAATAATTGTTCAAGGCAACTATCAAAGATTACTACAAGTAATGATCAACTTGGTGAATAATGCCATTAAATTCACCCAAGAAGGCGGTGTTACCGTCAGCGCTGATTTGGTCAGGAAAAAAACCAAATTCCAAGAGCAGCAATTCCCAGGAATGGTACGAGTGCGCGTCGCTGATACGGGAATTGGCGTCTCTTTAGATAAGCAGGATAAACTATTTCAATTATTCTCTCAAGTTGACGGTTCTCGCACTCGTCAGTTTGGTGGTACTGGTTTAGGATTAGCAATATCTCAAAAATTAGTGGAAGCTATGGGTGGTGAGGTGCATTTTTACAGTCTTGGTGAAGGACTCGGTTCCACTGTGACATTCACAGTCCCACTTTATCAACAACCAGTTATCCTTTCTTATACTGAGAGCGAGTTGAAAGAAGGATAA
- a CDS encoding Rpn family recombination-promoting nuclease/putative transposase, producing MRRDSIFYKLFQQSPTLLFELLTNPPANAGEYKFDSVAVKEPKFEIDGVFLPPENQNPGVVYFCEVQFQKDELLYERVFAESSLYFYRNRARFSDWQIVIIYPSRNLEQSDLHPHRVFLNSEQVHRVYLDELGDIRSLPVWVALMVLTTIEEEIAPQQARYLLSRSSIEQPETVSRAIIELVVTIMVYKFEQLSRTEVQEMLGITLQQTRVYREIKEEGIQEGEQRGREQGEKSLILRQLTRRVGKLPEDVHERIETLSLEQLENLGEALLDFTSLADLLSWLEALGD from the coding sequence ATGCGTCGAGACTCGATATTTTACAAACTATTTCAACAATCCCCAACTTTACTATTTGAACTATTGACAAATCCTCCAGCAAATGCTGGTGAATATAAATTTGATTCGGTAGCTGTTAAAGAACCAAAATTTGAAATCGATGGGGTATTTTTACCACCAGAAAACCAAAATCCGGGGGTTGTATATTTTTGTGAAGTTCAATTTCAGAAAGACGAACTGCTTTACGAACGAGTATTTGCAGAATCATCGTTATATTTTTACCGCAACCGAGCTAGATTTAGCGATTGGCAAATAGTCATAATTTATCCATCCCGTAATCTAGAACAAAGCGATCTTCATCCCCATCGTGTATTTTTAAATAGCGAACAAGTACATCGAGTGTATCTGGATGAATTGGGAGATATTCGCTCTTTACCTGTGTGGGTAGCATTGATGGTGTTAACTACCATAGAAGAAGAAATTGCACCACAACAAGCGAGATATTTGCTCTCTCGTTCTTCTATTGAACAACCAGAAACTGTAAGTCGCGCCATAATAGAGCTAGTAGTCACAATCATGGTGTACAAATTTGAACAATTAAGCAGAACTGAGGTACAAGAAATGTTAGGAATTACACTCCAACAAACAAGAGTTTATCGAGAAATTAAGGAAGAGGGAATACAGGAAGGAGAGCAGCGAGGACGAGAACAGGGAGAAAAATCGCTAATTCTTCGTCAACTAACTCGCCGTGTGGGAAAATTACCTGAAGATGTGCATGAGCGCATTGAAACTCTGTCTTTGGAACAATTAGAAAATCTTGGTGAAGCACTGTTAGATTTTACCAGTCTGGCTGATTTGCTCTCTTGGCTAGAAGCACTTGGGGATTAA
- a CDS encoding glutamate-5-semialdehyde dehydrogenase: MTVVQTISPLVHLAQKTRQAASLLALLSTEEKNQAIAAIAQALESAKDEICQANIADCEAAAADGIAKPLYKRLQLDEHKLRDAIAGVRDVERLADPVGQVQIHREIDTGLILQRITCPLGVLGIIFEARPEAAIQIVSLAIKSGNAVILKGGKEAVRSCEAIVKAIKQGLSTTAVNADVVQLLTTREEILELLQLDKYVDLIIPRGSNSFVRFVQENTRIPVLGHAEGICHLYIDQNIDLSKAVAITVDAKIQYPAACNAIETLLVHKSIAPIFLPQVAQALQANHVELRGDKATLEILDNITAATELDWETEYSDLILSIKIVDSLAEAIAHINYYGSRHTEAIVTEDLKAAQTFLVMVNAAGVYHNCSTRFADGFRYGFGAEVGISTQQMPPRGPVGLEGLVTYKYQMTGDGHIVATYTGANAKSFTHQDLGVAD; the protein is encoded by the coding sequence ATGACTGTAGTGCAGACGATTTCCCCCCTGGTGCATCTCGCCCAAAAAACTCGCCAAGCTGCGAGTTTGCTGGCGCTGCTTTCGACTGAAGAAAAAAACCAAGCTATTGCCGCGATCGCTCAAGCTTTAGAATCAGCAAAGGATGAAATTTGTCAAGCAAATATTGCTGATTGTGAAGCAGCGGCTGCTGATGGAATTGCCAAACCGCTTTATAAACGGTTGCAGTTGGATGAACATAAACTAAGAGATGCGATCGCTGGGGTAAGGGATGTAGAAAGGTTGGCTGATCCTGTGGGTCAAGTGCAAATTCACCGCGAAATTGATACAGGTTTGATTCTTCAGCGGATTACTTGTCCTTTGGGGGTTTTGGGGATTATTTTTGAAGCTCGTCCAGAAGCGGCGATACAAATTGTCTCTTTGGCGATTAAGTCTGGAAATGCTGTCATTCTCAAAGGTGGTAAAGAAGCAGTTCGTTCTTGCGAAGCCATAGTTAAAGCCATTAAACAAGGTTTATCTACCACCGCTGTCAACGCGGATGTGGTGCAATTATTAACAACTAGAGAAGAAATATTAGAACTTTTACAGTTAGATAAATATGTAGATTTAATTATTCCTAGAGGCTCTAATTCTTTTGTGCGGTTTGTTCAGGAAAATACGCGGATTCCGGTGTTAGGACATGCTGAGGGAATTTGTCATTTATATATAGATCAAAATATTGATTTGAGCAAGGCTGTGGCAATTACAGTTGATGCAAAAATTCAATATCCCGCCGCTTGTAATGCAATCGAAACTTTGTTAGTTCACAAATCAATTGCGCCGATATTTCTGCCGCAGGTTGCTCAAGCTTTGCAAGCAAATCATGTAGAATTGAGAGGCGACAAAGCAACTTTAGAAATTTTAGATAATATTACCGCTGCTACAGAATTAGACTGGGAAACAGAATATAGCGATCTAATTTTATCTATTAAAATTGTCGATTCTTTAGCAGAAGCGATCGCCCATATTAATTATTATGGTTCTCGCCACACCGAAGCAATCGTTACTGAAGATTTAAAAGCTGCACAAACCTTCTTAGTAATGGTCAACGCAGCAGGTGTTTATCACAACTGTTCTACCCGCTTTGCTGATGGTTTCCGTTATGGCTTCGGTGCAGAAGTAGGTATTAGTACTCAACAAATGCCACCCCGCGGCCCCGTGGGCTTGGAAGGCTTGGTAACATATAAATACCAAATGACTGGTGATGGTCATATTGTCGCCACTTACACAGGTGCAAATGCTAAGTCTTTCACCCATCAAGATTTAGGCGTTGCTGATTGA